A DNA window from Comamonas fluminis contains the following coding sequences:
- a CDS encoding IS5-like element ISAav2 family transposase — MRETSWKYRTTNWKAYNAALKARGELTIWLDRDMQWLARPTGKRGRCQKFSDAAIQFCLTIKCLFGQPLRQTLGLVESLLGMAGLHWPVPDYSTVCRRQKSLDVQVRYRASDKGLHMLADSTGIKFLGEGEWKTKKHGAESRRQWRKVHLGIDAQTLQIRAIAVTTNEVGDSPMAADLLGQIPSNEEIASFTGDGAYDTQDVHKACYLRGAIPIIPPRKGAKLRKGLAFAHRNEAVKACRQLGRAIWKRWSGYHRRSLVETKMNCFKRLGEKVMARTFERQVTELHIRASILNQFTALGTPQTVAAA; from the coding sequence ATGAGAGAGACGAGCTGGAAGTACCGCACAACGAACTGGAAGGCTTACAACGCAGCGTTGAAGGCGCGAGGTGAGCTGACCATTTGGCTCGATAGGGATATGCAGTGGCTAGCTCGGCCCACGGGCAAGCGTGGTCGTTGCCAGAAGTTCTCAGATGCGGCCATCCAGTTTTGCCTGACCATCAAGTGCTTGTTTGGCCAGCCCTTGCGCCAGACACTGGGCCTGGTTGAGTCGCTATTGGGTATGGCAGGCCTGCATTGGCCAGTGCCCGACTACAGCACGGTGTGTCGCAGGCAAAAGAGCTTGGATGTGCAGGTGCGCTACCGTGCAAGTGACAAAGGCTTGCACATGCTGGCCGACTCCACGGGCATCAAGTTCTTGGGCGAAGGTGAGTGGAAAACCAAAAAGCACGGTGCCGAGAGCCGCCGCCAGTGGCGCAAGGTGCATCTGGGTATTGATGCCCAGACACTGCAGATTCGGGCCATCGCAGTAACAACCAATGAAGTGGGCGACTCGCCCATGGCAGCAGACCTGCTAGGTCAAATTCCAAGCAATGAAGAGATAGCTAGCTTTACCGGTGATGGGGCGTACGACACGCAGGATGTACATAAGGCGTGCTACCTGCGGGGAGCCATTCCAATCATCCCGCCGCGCAAAGGAGCGAAGCTGCGCAAAGGGCTGGCATTTGCTCACCGCAATGAAGCGGTCAAGGCGTGTAGGCAGTTGGGGCGGGCTATCTGGAAACGCTGGAGCGGCTACCACCGAAGGTCACTGGTGGAGACCAAGATGAATTGCTTCAAGCGACTCGGCGAGAAGGTCATGGCCAGGACGTTTGAGCGCCAGGTGACCGAGCTGCACATCCGAGCTTCAATCCTCAATCAATTTACCGCTCTGGGCACGCCCCAGACAGTCGCTGCTGCGTAA